Proteins from one Capricornis sumatraensis isolate serow.1 chromosome 2, serow.2, whole genome shotgun sequence genomic window:
- the LOC138073774 gene encoding olfactory receptor 2A5-like, producing the protein MSFSFPRRKATHRQSWKNQSSVTKFILLGFSRNPRTNWILFFLFLFLYLFTVLGNGLIVTLIRVDARLHTPMYFFLSLLSLLDLSYATTTVPQMLIHLVSESKTISYVGCVIQMYVFLTLGITETWVFAAMAYDRYVAICYPLHYGVKMSQTLCVLLAVSSALCGLTCALVYTVFAMNLPYCGPNEINHFFCEIPAVLKLACADTSLNDQVDFILGFILLLIPLSLILASYVRIFTAILKIRSTQGQIKAFSTCASHITVVTMFCIPCMVMYMRPGSEASPEDDKKLALFYSVISAFLNPIIYSLRNKDVKRAFFKLVGISEDTQ; encoded by the coding sequence ATGTCCTTTTCTTTCCCCAGAAGGAAGGCCACCCATAGGCAAAGTTGGAAAAATCAAAGCTCTGTAACCAAGTTTATCCTCCTGGGCTTCTCCAGAAATCCCAGAACCAACTGgatccttttcttcctcttcctcttcctttaccTATTTACAGTCCTGGGCAATGGTCTCATTGTTACTTTGATCAGAGTAGATGCacgcctccacacccccatgtacttcttcctgagCCTCCTCTCTCTGCTGGATCTCAGCTATGCTACCACCACAGTGCCCCAGATGTTGATCCATCTAGTAAGCGAGAGTAAAACTATCTCTTATGTTGGGTGTGTGATCCAGATGTACGTTTTCCTAACCTTAGGCATCACTGAGACCTGGGTTTTTGCAGCTATGGCCTATGACAGATACGTTGccatatgctacccactccattatggGGTCAAGATGAGCCAAACCCTGTGTGTACTCCTGGCAGTCAGCTCTGCCCTTTGTGGTCTCACCTGTGCCCTCGTCTACACAGTCTTTGCAATGAATCTGCCCTACTGTGGCCCCAATGAGATCAACCACTTCTTTTGTGAAATTCCTGCTGTCTTGAAGTTGGCTTGTGCAGACACATCCCTCaatgaccaagtggactttatctTGGGCTTTATCTTGCTCCTGATTCCATTGTCCCTCATTCTGGCCTCATATGTTCGCATCTTCACTGCTATTCTAAAGATTCGCTCCACCCAGGGGCAAATcaaggccttctccacctgtgccTCACACATCACTGTGGTCACCATGTTTTGTATTCCATGCATGGTCATGTATATGAGGCCTGGCTCCGAAGCCTCCCCAGAGGATGACAAGAAGCTGGCTCTGTTCTACAGTGTCATTTCTGCCTTCCTCAACCCCATCATCTACAGCCTCCGGAACAAGGATGTGAAGAGGGCTTTCTTCAAGTTAGTTGGAATAAGTGAGGACACTCAGTAA